GCGGTCGATGATCTTCAGGCCGGTCGCGGCCTCGATCTCGCGGGCCTGCGCCGCGCCGAGTTCCTGCCCGAAGATCAGCAGGTCTGCGTCCAGGTGGTACGCCTTGCTGGTGAGCTCCTCCAGCTTCCCGGCGCCGACCAGCGTGCCGGGCTTGAGGTTGCGGCGGTACACCAGTTCGCGGTGCACGACCTCCGCGCCGGCGGTGCGGGCCAGTTCGGCCAGCTCGTCCAGGCGTTCCTCGGCGTCGAATTCGCCCTGGTCGATCTGCACCAGAATGGCGCGCTCGTGGTCCTTCTTCGCCTCGCGGGTGCGGGCCGCGCGGGCGATTTCCTCCTCCAGCGCCTGCACCTGGGCACCCAGGTCGAAGTCGTCGATCTGGAAGGACGGCACCGGCGGCAGGATGCGCCAGTCCTCTTCCTCGCCGACCGTGCCGGGGGGCGTCAGGTGGGCGGTGTGCACCAGTCCTGGCTGCCCGCCGTCGCGCACCTCGATGGCCGAGACGGCGTCCAGGCGCTTCAGGAACAGAGTAGACAGGTCGGCCTTGCTGAGCGCGCCGCCGCGCGGGTGGGTGTGCAGCAGGTGGAAGCCCGACAGGCGGTGCTCGCCCACGCGCAGGTCCGGGAATTCGGTGCCCCGGGCGTCCGCCACGCTGACCGAGATCACGCGGCCGCGGCGGTCGATCAGCACCCCGACCTCGCGGCGCACGTCGCTGGACAGTTCCGCGAGGTTGCGCGCGAGTTCCGGAGAGCCGACGCGGCCGGGCTCGATGCGGCGGCGGTACAGGTTGCCGAGGGCCTTGAGCTGTGCGGGCCGGAGGCCCGACGTGTTGCCATGCACTTTATCGATGTGAGGTCACTTCCTTGTGGTCATCGGGGGCGGGGTCGCCTCCGTCGTTGTTCGCGTGATCCATGCAGTTCGCGCCACCCGGACATCGTCCGCGTCGCTGCGTGGGCATCCATACCGACATTGCCCCCAGTGTAGGCCGGGGCGGTGTGCCGGGGGTGTGCCGTTACTTGACGTTCTTGATCATCGTGCTCCCACGGTAGGGCGGGCGGCGCCGCTGCGCATCGGCCGGGTGGCCTAGACGCCGGGTCAACAGCAAACAGCGTGGGCCGGTCCCGAGCTCTGCGCGCCGCTACACTCCAGGGCATGGCCCTGCCCGAACTGCTGCGCGACGCCCTGCGGGAAGTGCTGTACGGCCCGGACGGCCTGCGCGGCCTGTTCAGCGGACCCGGCGACGGCCTGCTGCATACCGTGCACGCCTTCACGCTCGCCCAGGCCCGCACGGCGCCGCCCGGTCTGCCGGTGCCCGCCCGGCAGGTGCTGGCGCTGCGGCACACCCTGGAACTCACGGTCGCGCGGCTGTCGGACCCCGCCGCGCTGCTCACGGACCCCACCGAACCGGCCGGGTGGACGCCGGCCGACGCGGGAGCGTGGCGCGCGGAACTCATGCAGCTCGCCCGCGCCGGTCAGGCGCTGTACGACGCGCTGTACTCACCGCTCACGCCGGAGGGCCAGCGGGAGGCTGCGGGCGCGGTCCTGCACGCGGCGCGCGAGGCGGCGGCGCTGCGGGCCAGCCTGCTCGTGTGGCAGGCGCAGCCCTCGCCCTGAGTGTTCACGCGACCTTGTTGCGGCCGGTGCGCTTGGCCTCGTACAGCGCCGAGTCGGCGTCCGTGAACAGCGCCTCGGCGCTCGCCAGCGGTTCCTCCAGGCACGACACGCCAAAACTCGCGGTGATGGTCACGCCCGCCACCGCGCGCTCGTTCACGGAGCGGCACATGGCCTGGGCCACGGCGTGGGTCTGCGCGTAGTCGTGGTCGGGGAGCAGCACCAGGAACTCCTCGCCGCCCCAGCGGCCCACCGTGCCGTGGTGGGGCGCGACGTGCGTCACCAGCCGGGCAGCGAACTCACGCAGCACCTCGTCGCCGCGCCGGTGGCCGTGCTCGTCGTTCACGGTCTTGAAGTGGTCGATGTCCGTCACGATCACGCCCAGGGGCTGACGTGTGGTGCGGGCATGCCCGAGCAGACGCTCGAAGTCGTGCTCGGTGACGGCGCGGCCCGGCATGCCCGTGACCGCGTCGATGCGGGCGGTGCGCAGCTCGTCGATGGTGCGCTCGTGGATCAGCATGTTGCTCTCGATCAGCGTCATCAGCAGAGCGCTGCTTGCCCCGGCGACCGCCATGACG
This Deinococcus metalli DNA region includes the following protein-coding sequences:
- a CDS encoding GGDEF domain-containing protein, translating into MTPGHSPLEQRLSQIRLWIVVIANLSYLLYCVLTTLIGAEPFTLEAALTGDHRTRYWGGLLAAAGLLAVWAWPRRVRVIYLPYLLTLLGVSVAEVLSTVSSRTMPFHLALWLSANMAIVFLVYGARRGVQVFGAILGVIVAALAVHPPDTRDMLADWITTLIVMAVAGASSALLMTLIESNMLIHERTIDELRTARIDAVTGMPGRAVTEHDFERLLGHARTTRQPLGVIVTDIDHFKTVNDEHGHRRGDEVLREFAARLVTHVAPHHGTVGRWGGEEFLVLLPDHDYAQTHAVAQAMCRSVNERAVAGVTITASFGVSCLEEPLASAEALFTDADSALYEAKRTGRNKVA